In a single window of the Oculatellaceae cyanobacterium genome:
- a CDS encoding chloride channel protein, whose amino-acid sequence MTATPHSEVLLPPSSASASPASRITSTLNQIQPSPETVVLLLAILIGGFTGMGVVTFHYLIKLIHSLMLEELMGVLFHWGAWTLALVPIIGGIIVGLMRLAAPDFGPSMSTLIAAFQGIQEMSPLRPVTKMVAASVSLGTGASLGPEGPSVEIGASFGVLLGQVLQVSRERQRLLLGAGAAAGLAAGFNAPIAGVFFALEVVLGTSFATSAVSVVLLSAVVASLIAQIGLGTQPAFTLPVYEVRSPLELPLYLGLGVLASVVSVAYTQSIKFSQRCFRGEVPSFKWLTLIPSAAHPVIGGACVGIAALYVPQILGIGYETIEAMLQDVDFSLGLLLTLLVIKLIMTAISLGSGLVGGVFAPAMFLGSSLGAAYGKVLAALIPVGMINIAAPPAYAMVGMAAVLAGSAKAPLTAILLMFELTRDYRIVLPLMAAVGLSIWLVERLKPAQSQGKNLQQIGINVEKDQNKEILKQIPVGDAMHLPAIMLDSQMPVLEAGVALTNSRSRSALVINDTEQLIGIVTLQDINRAIALSERASRSELDSPKDDLIYQLIADICTTNLLYAYYDEPIADALDRMAARGLHQLPVVDRDNPQEVLGVLEQEGIDLAYSVAVTRKALRSYISTTTVTKVNLPTLKQTA is encoded by the coding sequence ATGACCGCAACTCCTCATTCTGAGGTGCTGCTGCCGCCATCTTCCGCCTCGGCATCACCTGCATCGCGTATTACTAGCACTCTCAATCAAATACAACCTTCCCCTGAAACAGTCGTCCTGCTACTAGCCATTTTAATTGGTGGCTTTACTGGTATGGGCGTTGTTACTTTTCACTACTTAATTAAGCTAATTCACAGCTTAATGCTAGAGGAACTGATGGGTGTCCTCTTCCATTGGGGTGCTTGGACATTAGCATTAGTACCCATAATTGGAGGAATTATCGTTGGGTTAATGCGTCTGGCTGCCCCTGATTTTGGCCCCAGTATGTCTACCCTTATTGCTGCCTTTCAAGGTATTCAAGAAATGTCGCCTCTGCGACCAGTCACCAAAATGGTCGCTGCTTCTGTTTCCCTGGGAACTGGTGCATCTTTGGGGCCAGAAGGCCCCAGCGTAGAAATTGGCGCAAGTTTTGGCGTACTACTTGGTCAAGTATTACAAGTTTCTCGTGAACGCCAAAGGTTACTTTTAGGTGCTGGCGCTGCTGCTGGTTTAGCTGCTGGATTTAATGCGCCTATTGCTGGAGTGTTCTTTGCCTTGGAAGTAGTACTAGGAACCAGCTTTGCTACTTCAGCAGTTAGCGTTGTACTGCTATCTGCCGTCGTCGCATCTTTAATTGCTCAAATTGGTTTAGGTACACAACCAGCTTTTACCCTACCAGTCTATGAAGTACGCAGCCCCCTAGAATTACCCCTCTACTTAGGATTAGGTGTATTAGCCAGCGTCGTATCAGTAGCCTACACTCAATCAATTAAGTTCTCTCAACGCTGTTTTCGGGGAGAAGTACCTAGCTTTAAATGGTTGACTTTGATTCCTAGCGCGGCTCATCCTGTAATCGGTGGCGCGTGTGTAGGAATCGCCGCTTTATATGTTCCTCAAATTCTGGGTATCGGCTATGAAACTATTGAAGCTATGCTTCAAGATGTTGATTTTTCCTTGGGGTTATTGCTGACTCTGCTGGTAATCAAGTTAATCATGACTGCAATTAGTCTTGGCAGTGGCTTAGTTGGCGGGGTATTTGCACCAGCAATGTTTTTGGGTTCCTCACTAGGTGCGGCTTATGGCAAAGTTTTAGCAGCCTTAATACCAGTAGGCATGATTAATATTGCTGCACCGCCAGCTTATGCAATGGTAGGAATGGCAGCCGTGCTTGCGGGTAGTGCCAAAGCACCCTTGACAGCAATTTTATTAATGTTTGAACTAACTAGAGACTATCGAATTGTTTTACCATTAATGGCGGCAGTCGGTTTAAGTATTTGGTTGGTAGAGCGACTTAAGCCAGCACAAAGTCAGGGGAAAAATCTTCAGCAGATTGGGATTAATGTCGAAAAAGACCAAAATAAGGAGATTTTAAAGCAAATTCCTGTAGGAGATGCGATGCACCTCCCCGCTATCATGCTAGATAGTCAAATGCCTGTATTGGAAGCAGGTGTAGCTTTAACAAACAGCCGCAGTCGTAGTGCTTTAGTGATTAATGATACTGAGCAGCTAATTGGCATTGTCACCTTACAAGATATTAATCGCGCAATTGCTCTTTCGGAACGGGCATCACGCTCTGAATTAGATTCACCAAAAGATGATTTAATCTATCAGCTAATTGCTGATATTTGCACAACTAACTTACTATATGCCTACTATGATGAGCCGATAGCTGACGCTTTAGACCGGATGGCTGCTAGAGGACTTCATCAACTACCAGTTGTTGATAGAGACAACCCGCAGGAAGTTTTAGGTGTCTTAGAACAGGAAGGAATTGATTTAGCTTATAGTGTTGCTGTCACGCGCAAGGCTTTGCGTAGTTATATATCAACTACAACAGTAACAAAAGTAAATTTACCGACTCTCAAGCAAACTGCTTAA
- a CDS encoding AbrB family transcriptional regulator, with protein MTKKKKIDPLAGEELTKKVKELGNLSKEEKARACGYYTVTKNGVERVNMMKFLNALIDAEGIQLDSKQNGQGRGGRSASYRISVQSNGNLLIGSAYTKQMGLQPGDEFEITLGRKHIHLKQLDGEGEAIEE; from the coding sequence ATGACTAAAAAGAAAAAAATTGACCCGCTTGCGGGTGAAGAACTGACCAAAAAAGTCAAAGAACTGGGCAACCTCAGTAAAGAAGAAAAAGCAAGAGCCTGTGGCTACTATACCGTGACTAAAAACGGTGTAGAGCGCGTCAACATGATGAAATTCTTGAACGCGCTAATTGATGCCGAGGGGATTCAGTTAGACAGTAAACAAAATGGGCAAGGGCGTGGTGGTCGTAGTGCCAGCTACCGGATTAGTGTGCAATCTAATGGCAACCTATTGATTGGTTCTGCTTACACCAAACAAATGGGCTTACAACCAGGTGATGAGTTTGAAATCACTTTAGGTAGAAAGCACATTCATCTCAAACAATTAGACGGCGAAGGCGAAGCTATAGAAGAATAA
- a CDS encoding Rrf2 family transcriptional regulator, whose amino-acid sequence MKLTTRGHYSVKALLDLSLQPGYGPTSVKAIASRQDLPAPYLEKLLIEMRRAGLVQSIRGSQGGYQLAREPINISLGQILEAVGETIEPLKSQTPDANQAGDWVTFTLWRRLHQKLKEALYSITLADLYYDARSWQASQGETTSFVV is encoded by the coding sequence ATGAAACTTACAACCCGTGGACACTATAGTGTTAAGGCACTTTTAGATCTAAGTCTCCAACCTGGTTATGGGCCAACTTCAGTCAAAGCGATCGCATCTCGTCAAGATTTACCAGCACCTTATTTAGAAAAGCTGCTGATAGAAATGCGCCGTGCTGGTTTAGTACAATCAATTCGAGGTTCCCAAGGTGGATATCAACTCGCTCGTGAACCTATAAACATTTCTCTAGGACAAATTTTAGAAGCAGTAGGCGAAACAATTGAACCACTTAAGAGCCAAACACCAGATGCTAATCAAGCAGGAGACTGGGTAACATTTACTTTATGGCGGCGTTTGCATCAGAAACTTAAAGAAGCTTTGTACAGTATCACTCTGGCAGACCTTTACTATGATGCTCGCAGTTGGCAAGCCTCTCAAGGTGAGACAACAAGTTTTGTTGTATAG
- a CDS encoding GFA family protein, producing the protein MTQVNEPVSYEGGCHCGAVRFRVIVDKQEGTDCNCSICTKKGFLHLIVPSDRFTLLQGEDALTTYTFNTGIAKHIFCRICGIHSFYRPRSHPDAIDVNIRCLDGNVIDQFHIQPFDGINWEKNIDSLHST; encoded by the coding sequence ATGACACAAGTAAACGAACCTGTTAGTTATGAAGGCGGTTGTCACTGTGGCGCTGTCCGCTTTCGGGTAATTGTTGACAAGCAGGAAGGAACTGATTGTAACTGCTCTATATGTACAAAAAAGGGATTCTTACACTTGATTGTCCCAAGCGATCGCTTTACTTTACTACAAGGTGAGGATGCTTTAACCACCTATACATTTAATACAGGTATCGCTAAACACATTTTTTGTCGCATCTGTGGAATTCACTCTTTTTATCGTCCTCGGTCTCATCCCGATGCAATTGATGTAAATATTCGCTGTCTTGATGGGAATGTGATTGATCAATTTCACATTCAACCGTTTGATGGTATTAACTGGGAAAAAAATATTGACTCGCTGCACTCAACTTGA
- the cbiB gene encoding adenosylcobinamide-phosphate synthase CbiB codes for MQLSINTTVLILAASLDYIIGDPWGWTHPVQVMGWFISNFSQVAIKYISSPLLKRLAGIYLGIALIVGSGLIGWLIVQLANWLHPLLGVAISSILLASCFAGRSLRAAAEDVLQPLTTNDLTEARSRLSKYVGRDTENLSTSEILRAVLETVTENATDGVMAPLFYAMIGACLPGIGSVALALAYKAASTLDSMVGYRDEPYTDLGWFSARFEDILTWLPCRLTVITLALMSGKAGRVWSICSRDAIKDPSPNSGWSECAYAAIIGVQVGGDNYYRGVIKHKPLLGDPTGAIAPASIHQALRLTRYCFLIWLGIATILLSGLHPVK; via the coding sequence ATGCAACTAAGTATTAATACTACAGTTTTAATTTTGGCGGCGAGTTTGGATTACATTATTGGTGATCCTTGGGGATGGACTCACCCAGTTCAAGTTATGGGTTGGTTCATTAGTAATTTTTCCCAGGTGGCGATTAAATATATATCTAGTCCGCTCTTAAAACGGTTAGCTGGTATCTACCTGGGAATAGCACTGATTGTTGGTAGTGGATTAATAGGTTGGTTAATAGTGCAATTAGCTAACTGGTTACATCCATTATTAGGCGTTGCTATCAGCAGCATTTTACTAGCCAGTTGTTTTGCAGGTCGTTCTTTAAGAGCAGCAGCAGAGGATGTTTTACAACCATTAACAACAAATGATTTAACTGAGGCGCGTTCTCGGTTAAGTAAATATGTTGGTCGTGATACTGAAAATCTCTCTACATCAGAAATCCTCCGTGCTGTCTTAGAAACAGTTACAGAAAATGCGACTGATGGGGTAATGGCTCCGCTATTCTATGCCATGATCGGAGCTTGTTTACCAGGAATCGGTAGCGTAGCATTAGCTTTAGCTTACAAAGCTGCCAGTACTTTAGATTCAATGGTTGGCTACCGAGATGAACCATACACTGATTTAGGTTGGTTCAGTGCTAGGTTTGAAGATATCCTGACTTGGCTACCTTGCCGATTAACTGTAATTACTCTGGCGCTGATGAGTGGCAAAGCTGGGCGAGTTTGGAGTATTTGTAGCCGTGATGCTATTAAAGATCCTAGTCCCAACTCTGGTTGGAGTGAGTGTGCTTATGCAGCAATTATTGGTGTTCAGGTAGGGGGGGATAATTACTATAGAGGAGTTATCAAACATAAACCTTTGTTGGGAGATCCGACTGGTGCGATCGCACCAGCATCTATTCATCAAGCTTTGCGCCTAACCCGCTATTGCTTTCTCATCTGGTTGGGAATAGCCACTATATTGTTGAGCGGCTTGCATCCTGTGAAATAA
- a CDS encoding peptidoglycan-binding protein has protein sequence METFAYLHIAAAYEESLLKSGAEECQLRLLEKLRCKKLLTKILLLFFALNWLQLNLTSGAQALERGDRGAEVRDLQTRLNAAGYYQGKITGYYGRLTEAAVKRFQRAKKLPVVGIAGSQTYAALRASEGIVARQPNRSITAVAHIQRRLIAQGYDAGKIDGIYGAKTRAAVKRFQQDHGLIADGIVGSVTNAVLAT, from the coding sequence ATGGAAACGTTTGCCTATCTACATATTGCTGCTGCCTACGAAGAATCTCTGCTTAAATCAGGGGCAGAAGAATGTCAACTGCGGTTGTTAGAGAAGTTGAGGTGTAAAAAACTTTTAACAAAAATACTTTTACTATTTTTTGCCCTTAACTGGTTACAGCTAAATTTAACGAGTGGGGCTCAAGCACTTGAAAGAGGCGATCGCGGAGCCGAAGTAAGGGATCTTCAAACTCGTCTAAATGCTGCTGGCTATTATCAAGGGAAAATTACGGGATACTATGGTCGATTAACCGAGGCAGCAGTCAAAAGATTTCAACGAGCCAAGAAACTACCAGTTGTAGGCATTGCTGGATCACAAACTTATGCAGCACTGCGGGCAAGCGAAGGTATAGTAGCCAGACAACCAAATCGTAGCATCACAGCAGTCGCTCACATTCAAAGAAGATTAATCGCCCAAGGTTATGATGCTGGAAAAATTGACGGCATCTATGGAGCCAAAACGCGGGCGGCTGTGAAAAGATTTCAGCAAGATCATGGATTAATTGCTGATGGGATTGTTGGCTCTGTGACCAATGCAGTTTTAGCTACTTAA
- the pyrR gene encoding bifunctional pyr operon transcriptional regulator/uracil phosphoribosyltransferase PyrR, with protein sequence MPANVVEILSSEELRRTITRLSSQIIEKSRDLSQLVLLGVYTRGVSVAHLLARQIEALEQVQVPVGAVDITFYRDDLDQIGVRTPAKTDIPFDLSGKTVVLVDDVIYKGRTIRAALNAVLEYGRPDAIWLAVLVDRGHRELPIHPNFTGKQLPTSKEEQVKVYLQDVDGRDCVELIRTINN encoded by the coding sequence ATGCCTGCAAACGTTGTAGAAATCCTTTCCTCGGAAGAATTGCGTCGGACAATCACGCGTCTATCATCTCAAATTATTGAGAAGTCAAGAGATTTATCTCAATTGGTGCTACTTGGTGTTTACACGAGAGGTGTTTCCGTAGCACATTTGTTGGCACGTCAAATAGAAGCACTCGAACAAGTGCAAGTGCCTGTGGGAGCAGTGGATATTACTTTTTATCGAGACGATCTCGATCAGATAGGTGTGCGAACACCTGCAAAAACAGATATTCCCTTTGATTTGAGCGGCAAGACGGTGGTACTGGTAGATGATGTTATTTATAAAGGGCGTACAATTCGCGCAGCTTTAAATGCAGTACTTGAATATGGTAGACCTGATGCAATTTGGTTAGCGGTTTTAGTAGATCGAGGACATCGGGAGTTACCGATTCATCCAAATTTTACTGGCAAGCAGCTACCTACATCTAAGGAAGAACAGGTAAAAGTTTATTTGCAAGATGTTGATGGACGTGATTGTGTAGAACTAATTAGGACAATTAACAATTAA
- the fni gene encoding type 2 isopentenyl-diphosphate Delta-isomerase produces MILPVNSTTQRRKADHIRICLDENVNFQQTTNGLERYRFQHCCLPELDRSEIDLSKSFLGKYLGAPLLISSMTGGTELARTINCRLAEVAQQYKLAMGVGSQRVAVENPQLANTFAVRSLCPDILLFANLGAVQLNYDYGLDQCRRVVELLEADALILHLNPLQECIQPQGDTNFKGLLDKINILCAKLSVPVIAKEVGNGISATMAQRLINAGVSAIDVAGAGGTSWAKVEGERASDAVVQQLGLTFADWGIPTAECITTIRAIAPDIPLIASGGLRNGLEVAKAIALGADIAGLALPFLKAAHESADALDSLVQLLIAEIITVLFCTGNATLAQLKKSDCLLNN; encoded by the coding sequence ATGATACTACCTGTAAACTCAACAACTCAAAGGCGTAAGGCAGATCACATTAGAATTTGTCTGGATGAAAATGTTAATTTTCAGCAGACTACAAATGGACTAGAACGTTACCGATTTCAGCACTGCTGTTTACCAGAACTAGATCGTAGTGAGATTGATCTCAGTAAATCTTTTTTAGGAAAATATCTCGGTGCGCCTCTGCTCATTTCTTCAATGACTGGGGGAACAGAACTTGCTAGAACTATTAATTGTCGTCTCGCTGAGGTTGCACAGCAATATAAACTAGCTATGGGAGTTGGTTCTCAACGGGTAGCGGTGGAAAATCCCCAACTGGCAAATACGTTTGCAGTGCGATCGCTCTGTCCTGATATTCTCTTATTTGCTAACTTGGGTGCTGTTCAACTCAATTATGACTATGGTTTAGATCAATGTCGCCGTGTTGTAGAACTTTTAGAAGCAGATGCCTTAATTTTGCATCTCAATCCACTGCAAGAGTGCATTCAACCTCAAGGTGACACAAATTTTAAAGGATTGCTTGACAAAATTAATATTTTATGCGCTAAATTATCTGTACCTGTAATCGCTAAAGAGGTCGGTAATGGGATCTCAGCAACTATGGCACAACGCTTAATCAATGCTGGAGTTAGCGCCATTGATGTTGCGGGTGCGGGTGGTACATCATGGGCAAAAGTTGAAGGTGAACGAGCATCTGATGCTGTGGTGCAACAGTTAGGACTCACTTTTGCTGACTGGGGAATACCAACAGCAGAATGTATTACAACTATTCGGGCGATCGCACCAGATATACCTTTAATTGCCTCTGGGGGGTTGCGAAATGGTTTGGAAGTTGCCAAAGCGATCGCGCTAGGGGCAGATATTGCTGGTTTAGCATTGCCATTCCTCAAAGCTGCCCATGAATCAGCAGATGCCCTTGACTCGTTAGTACAGCTACTAATCGCAGAAATCATCACTGTTTTATTCTGTACTGGCAACGCCACTTTAGCGCAACTCAAAAAATCCGATTGCCTATTGAACAATTAA
- the sppA gene encoding signal peptide peptidase SppA: protein MRDFFKQSFASLVGTLAGLFLFFSLGTVGLVVLLIAASFKTDEPIVKDKSVLVFDLSTNITDSKSRSSTSEAISEALSGEDNNSVTLRTVLNALDKASKDKRIVALYLDGSSSETGNETGFATLKEVRQALERFRASGKKIIAYNVDLEKREYYLSSVADTIVINPMGVMELNGLSSQTMFLAGAFQKYGVGIQVLRVGKFKSAVEPYIRTQFSPESKLQTQVLLNDLWSEFIGVTAKSRKLTTKQLQAIADSQGSLSAQEAKSRRLVDKVAYYDEVVAELKKLTDNRKDNQSFPKVSISSYAQAPNKGVDERSSENKIAVIYAEGEIVDGEGSSSSIGGDRFAKQMRELRLDKDVKAVVLRVNSPGGSATASDVIQREVRLTQKAKPVIVSMGDVAASGGYWISTYSNRIFAEPNTITGSIGVFGLLLNVQKLAKNNGISWDTVKTSKLAGSETVARPRTPQELAISQRFVNQVYNQFLTKVSESRKLPKLKVAEIAQGRVWSGKQALKLGLVDQLGGLDEAIKYAAKQAKLGNDWEIEDYPKSRSFEERILKSFLGEESAKQQQTEDPLTAELSKLKSELDLLKVMNDPRGIYARLPFNLKID, encoded by the coding sequence ATGCGTGATTTTTTCAAACAAAGCTTTGCTAGTTTAGTTGGTACCCTTGCAGGTTTATTCCTATTTTTTAGTTTAGGAACTGTTGGGTTAGTTGTTCTACTAATTGCAGCCAGTTTTAAAACTGATGAGCCAATAGTTAAAGATAAATCAGTATTGGTTTTTGATTTGTCTACAAATATTACTGATAGTAAATCGAGATCTAGTACTAGCGAAGCAATTAGCGAAGCGCTATCGGGTGAAGACAATAATAGTGTCACCCTGCGGACTGTGCTTAATGCTTTAGATAAAGCCAGTAAAGACAAAAGAATTGTAGCTTTATACTTAGATGGTAGCAGTAGCGAAACAGGTAATGAAACAGGCTTTGCTACTCTCAAAGAAGTGCGACAAGCGCTAGAACGTTTTCGGGCATCTGGTAAAAAAATTATTGCCTACAATGTAGATTTAGAAAAGCGTGAGTATTATCTTAGTTCCGTTGCCGATACAATTGTGATCAACCCAATGGGAGTAATGGAACTCAATGGTTTGAGTTCGCAAACAATGTTTTTGGCTGGTGCTTTTCAAAAGTATGGTGTTGGGATTCAGGTATTGCGGGTTGGGAAATTTAAATCAGCAGTAGAACCATATATCCGCACACAATTTAGTCCAGAAAGTAAATTACAAACCCAAGTATTATTAAACGATCTTTGGAGTGAATTTATAGGTGTAACTGCCAAAAGCCGTAAGTTAACTACTAAACAGTTACAGGCGATCGCAGATTCTCAAGGTTCCTTATCTGCACAGGAAGCAAAATCTCGCCGTCTAGTGGATAAAGTAGCCTACTATGATGAAGTTGTTGCTGAACTGAAAAAACTAACTGATAATCGCAAAGACAATCAATCTTTCCCTAAAGTTAGCATTAGTAGTTATGCTCAGGCTCCTAATAAGGGGGTAGATGAGCGTTCATCCGAGAACAAAATTGCTGTTATTTATGCTGAAGGAGAAATTGTTGACGGTGAAGGTAGTTCTAGCAGTATAGGAGGCGATCGTTTTGCCAAACAAATGCGGGAACTGCGACTTGATAAAGATGTTAAAGCAGTAGTTTTGCGAGTGAATAGTCCTGGTGGTAGTGCTACTGCATCTGATGTAATTCAGCGCGAAGTTCGACTTACTCAAAAAGCTAAACCTGTAATTGTTTCTATGGGCGATGTCGCTGCCTCTGGTGGTTATTGGATTTCTACTTATTCAAATCGAATTTTCGCAGAACCTAATACGATCACGGGTTCTATAGGTGTCTTTGGGCTACTATTAAATGTCCAGAAACTTGCTAAGAACAATGGTATTAGTTGGGATACTGTGAAAACAAGTAAATTGGCTGGTAGTGAAACTGTTGCCCGTCCCAGAACACCCCAAGAACTAGCAATTTCTCAGAGATTTGTTAACCAAGTTTATAATCAATTTCTCACAAAAGTATCAGAATCTCGGAAACTGCCTAAACTCAAAGTAGCCGAAATTGCCCAAGGCCGTGTTTGGTCAGGTAAACAAGCTCTAAAATTGGGATTAGTGGATCAACTCGGTGGTCTTGATGAAGCGATCAAGTATGCTGCTAAACAAGCAAAGTTAGGTAATGATTGGGAAATAGAAGATTATCCCAAATCACGCAGTTTTGAAGAACGGATTTTGAAGAGTTTCTTAGGAGAAGAGAGTGCTAAACAGCAGCAGACAGAAGATCCTTTGACAGCAGAATTGAGCAAGTTAAAGTCAGAGTTAGATCTGCTCAAAGTAATGAATGATCCAAGAGGAATTTATGCGCGTTTGCCATTTAACCTAAAGATTGATTAA
- a CDS encoding DUF29 domain-containing protein: MTTTQAKKLYETDYYAWTQEQIQLLKVGKLNQLDIANLIEEIADLGGSLRKELVSRLGILMGHLIKWEYQPGYRGASWRATIREQRRKIRKLLEKNPSLKSFLEEALIEAWEDALDLAERETGLSIESFPQKRKYELDEILDDVFLPE; encoded by the coding sequence ATGACTACCACTCAAGCTAAAAAACTCTATGAAACTGACTATTACGCTTGGACTCAAGAACAAATACAGTTGCTAAAAGTTGGCAAGTTAAATCAACTCGACATAGCCAATCTTATAGAGGAGATAGCAGACTTGGGAGGTTCACTCAGAAAGGAACTTGTGAGCCGCTTAGGTATCTTAATGGGACATTTGATTAAATGGGAATATCAGCCAGGATATCGTGGTGCTAGTTGGCGAGCGACTATTAGGGAACAAAGGCGGAAGATACGTAAGTTATTAGAAAAAAACCCTAGCTTAAAATCTTTTCTAGAAGAAGCTTTAATCGAGGCTTGGGAAGATGCTCTAGACTTAGCAGAGAGGGAAACGGGGTTATCAATAGAAAGCTTTCCTCAAAAGAGAAAGTATGAGCTTGATGAAATCTTAGACGATGTGTTTTTACCTGAATAA
- a CDS encoding GDYXXLXY domain-containing protein — translation MDINSQPTTSTVLTAPQATKLLPAWRLVVPLLCQTALILGMPAQSFYTQATGKTIVLQTIPVDPYDPLRGYSQTLNYDISRLENLRSLPGWQELIPPTTPKSTKEASEYITPGRIVYVILEAPATTSNPPRPWKPVRVSLSLPKSLAANQIALKGKSTPRSIEYGLETYYMPEAQRDQINQDISQAQVGRQRQAFVVEAKVDGQGHSVPISLWVRDRNYRF, via the coding sequence ATGGATATTAATTCTCAACCAACAACGTCTACTGTATTAACAGCACCTCAAGCAACAAAACTTTTACCTGCTTGGAGGTTGGTAGTTCCTTTACTGTGCCAAACTGCACTTATTCTGGGAATGCCTGCACAATCTTTTTATACTCAAGCCACAGGTAAAACAATTGTTCTACAAACTATTCCTGTAGATCCTTACGATCCTTTACGGGGATATTCTCAAACTCTAAATTATGATATTTCTAGATTAGAAAACTTGCGATCGCTTCCAGGTTGGCAAGAATTAATTCCACCAACAACTCCTAAATCTACCAAGGAAGCATCAGAATATATTACACCAGGTAGAATTGTCTACGTGATTCTAGAAGCCCCTGCAACTACCTCTAATCCTCCCCGACCTTGGAAACCTGTTCGTGTTAGTTTGAGTTTACCTAAATCTTTAGCGGCAAATCAAATAGCTTTAAAGGGGAAATCTACACCTAGATCAATTGAATACGGCTTGGAAACTTACTATATGCCTGAAGCGCAACGAGATCAAATAAATCAAGATATTAGCCAAGCGCAAGTAGGTAGACAACGCCAAGCTTTTGTGGTGGAAGCTAAGGTGGATGGGCAAGGTCATAGTGTGCCGATTAGCTTGTGGGTGCGCGATCGCAATTATCGCTTTTAG